The Chloroflexia bacterium SDU3-3 genome has a segment encoding these proteins:
- a CDS encoding ABC transporter ATP-binding protein produces the protein MSTLSLHNISFTYLAARQPALRDISLAIGQGQICGVVGTIGAGKSTLAALCAGFMPQFFQGRISGSALLDGRDLLASSVAELVRHVALVRPDPYSQISGARFSVAEEVAFGLENLGVPAPEIYQRVEQALDAMELCHLRDRSPYALSGGQQQRLVIAAALALRPAVLVLDEPTAQIDPLGQHRLADLLRALARSGTAILVAEHRLEWLAELADHVLALDEGQPIAYGPPAEVLASPLLVERGIGWPRPTALVAHMRAQGALPAHTPLPITEQGAIEALHGLALPPRLPAPPPAPAAPIVALDMVRYRYPTGVEALRGVSLRIAPGERMALLGPNGAGKSTLVRHLNGIIHPSAGQVQIGGQEARRRSVAQLARTVGVVFQDTRNQLFAHTVRDEVAFGPKNLRHSPARVAQLVDAALDALGLRAVAAEHPYDLPPAMRRLVAIASVLAMEPPLLVLDEPTAGLDGPSTQRIRALCEQRMRAGQSTLVVSHDLDFSYEALDRVILLDQGQIVFDLRWEAFDEQHIRTLRTIAGLPLALRLDQPTAHREAGA, from the coding sequence ATGAGCACGCTGTCGCTGCACAATATCAGCTTCACCTACCTAGCCGCGCGGCAGCCAGCCCTGCGCGATATCTCGCTGGCCATTGGCCAGGGCCAGATCTGCGGCGTGGTGGGCACGATCGGCGCGGGCAAATCGACCCTGGCCGCGCTGTGCGCCGGTTTCATGCCGCAGTTCTTCCAGGGCCGCATCTCCGGCAGCGCGCTGCTGGATGGCCGCGATCTGCTGGCCAGCAGCGTGGCCGAGCTGGTGCGCCACGTGGCGCTGGTGCGCCCCGACCCCTACAGCCAGATCTCGGGGGCGCGCTTCAGCGTGGCCGAGGAGGTGGCGTTCGGGCTGGAAAATCTGGGCGTTCCCGCCCCCGAGATCTACCAGCGGGTCGAGCAGGCGCTGGACGCCATGGAGCTGTGCCACCTGCGCGACCGCTCGCCCTATGCGCTCTCGGGCGGGCAGCAGCAGCGGCTGGTGATCGCCGCCGCGCTGGCGCTGCGCCCCGCCGTGCTGGTGCTGGATGAGCCGACCGCCCAGATCGACCCGCTGGGCCAGCACCGCCTGGCCGACCTACTGCGCGCGCTGGCCCGCAGCGGCACCGCCATCCTGGTGGCCGAGCACCGGCTGGAGTGGCTGGCCGAGCTGGCCGACCACGTGCTGGCGCTCGACGAGGGCCAGCCGATCGCCTACGGCCCGCCCGCCGAGGTGCTGGCCAGCCCGCTGCTGGTCGAGCGCGGCATCGGCTGGCCGCGCCCGACGGCGCTGGTGGCCCACATGCGCGCCCAGGGCGCGCTGCCCGCCCACACGCCCCTGCCCATCACCGAGCAGGGCGCGATCGAGGCGCTGCATGGGCTGGCGCTGCCGCCGCGCCTGCCAGCGCCGCCGCCCGCCCCAGCCGCGCCCATCGTCGCGCTCGACATGGTGCGCTACCGCTACCCCACGGGCGTGGAGGCGCTGCGCGGCGTGAGCCTGCGGATCGCACCGGGCGAGCGCATGGCCCTGCTGGGGCCGAACGGCGCGGGCAAGAGCACCCTGGTGCGGCACCTGAACGGGATTATTCACCCCAGCGCAGGCCAGGTGCAGATCGGCGGCCAAGAAGCGCGCCGCCGCAGCGTGGCCCAGCTGGCCCGCACGGTCGGCGTGGTGTTCCAGGACACGCGCAACCAGCTGTTCGCCCACACCGTGCGCGACGAGGTGGCCTTTGGGCCGAAGAACCTGCGCCACAGCCCAGCCCGCGTGGCCCAGCTGGTGGATGCCGCGCTGGATGCGCTGGGCCTGCGCGCTGTGGCCGCCGAGCACCCCTACGATCTGCCGCCCGCGATGCGTCGGCTGGTAGCCATCGCTTCGGTGCTGGCCATGGAGCCGCCGCTGCTGGTGCTCGATGAGCCGACCGCCGGGTTGGATGGCCCTTCCACCCAGCGCATCCGGGCGCTGTGCGAGCAGCGCATGCGTGCAGGCCAGAGCACCCTGGTGGTGTCACACGATTTGGACTTTTCATACGAGGCGCTCGACCGCGTCATCCTGCTTGATCAGGGTCAAATCGTGTTCGATCTGCGCTGGGAAGCGTTCGACGAGCAGCATATTCGTACGCTTCGTACAATTGCTGGACTGCCACTGGCGCTGCGCCTTGACCAGCCCACGGCGCATCGTGAGGCGGGAGCCTAG
- the ngcE gene encoding carbohydrate ABC transporter, N-acetylglucosamine/diacetylchitobiose-binding protein: MARNDLLSRRKFLKLAMLSGGTAAAGSLLAACGTSTPAASTAAPAQATAAPVASAAAAEATAAPVASAAATAEAAAGGLPFTVAADALDPFKLATDVEVDGVFFAGGFGDGYLKNTGTWMEQIHPGLKVKVQGIQQVGPQLQPRFVAGNPPDVVGNSGANNLDTVGLLNEGQLLDLSALMDAPSLDTPGKTFKETLIPGSQDDGVYEGKQMYLNMAYTVFGLWYSKTAFEKAGYTYPKTWAEMLTLCEDIKKGGVAPWTYQGKYPYYLREWVLPTLIYKNGGNAPLIKIDNLEASAWSDPSVVQAVEDLYALWDKGYILEGTAGMTHTEAQTAWLQGKAFFIPSGNWLENEMKTTTPADFTMVIGAIPGYADGKGDQNGVQAVGGEPFFVPSKGAHPQHGLEFLRVMLSKNSAKWFAENVSSVMPVLNGTEGANISAGMQSSLDLASTANGAIVRLNYGTWYRRLYDEGDVYLGELMTGVKKPADFIQAMQSLADEIAKDPDTKKYTRSA; encoded by the coding sequence ATGGCACGGAACGACCTTCTCTCTCGTCGCAAATTCCTCAAGCTGGCGATGCTCTCCGGTGGCACCGCCGCCGCTGGCTCGCTCCTGGCTGCATGTGGCACATCCACGCCCGCCGCTAGCACCGCCGCCCCTGCCCAGGCCACCGCTGCGCCGGTAGCCAGCGCAGCAGCCGCCGAGGCCACCGCTGCGCCGGTAGCCAGCGCAGCAGCCACCGCCGAGGCCGCAGCGGGCGGGCTGCCCTTCACCGTGGCCGCCGACGCGCTCGACCCCTTCAAGCTGGCCACCGATGTCGAGGTGGATGGCGTGTTCTTCGCAGGCGGCTTCGGCGATGGCTACCTGAAGAACACCGGCACGTGGATGGAGCAGATCCACCCCGGCCTGAAGGTCAAGGTGCAGGGCATCCAGCAGGTCGGACCGCAGCTGCAGCCGCGCTTCGTGGCCGGCAACCCGCCGGATGTGGTGGGCAACAGCGGCGCGAACAACCTAGACACGGTGGGCCTGCTGAACGAGGGCCAGCTGCTCGACCTGAGCGCGCTGATGGACGCACCCTCGCTCGACACCCCCGGCAAGACCTTCAAGGAGACGCTCATCCCCGGCTCGCAGGATGACGGCGTGTACGAGGGCAAGCAGATGTACCTGAACATGGCCTACACCGTGTTCGGGCTCTGGTACTCGAAGACGGCCTTTGAGAAGGCGGGCTACACCTACCCCAAGACCTGGGCCGAGATGCTCACGCTCTGCGAGGACATCAAGAAGGGCGGCGTCGCGCCGTGGACCTACCAGGGTAAGTACCCCTACTACCTGCGCGAGTGGGTGCTGCCAACCCTGATCTACAAGAACGGCGGCAACGCCCCGCTGATCAAGATCGACAACCTAGAGGCCAGCGCCTGGTCCGACCCGTCGGTGGTGCAGGCCGTCGAGGATCTCTACGCGCTGTGGGACAAGGGCTACATCCTTGAGGGCACCGCCGGTATGACCCACACCGAGGCGCAGACCGCGTGGCTCCAGGGCAAGGCCTTCTTCATCCCCTCGGGCAACTGGCTTGAGAACGAGATGAAGACCACCACCCCCGCCGACTTCACTATGGTGATCGGCGCGATCCCCGGCTACGCCGATGGCAAGGGCGATCAGAATGGCGTGCAGGCGGTCGGCGGTGAGCCGTTCTTCGTGCCTTCCAAGGGCGCGCACCCCCAGCACGGCCTAGAGTTCCTGCGCGTGATGCTCTCGAAGAACTCGGCCAAGTGGTTCGCCGAGAACGTCAGCTCGGTGATGCCGGTGCTGAACGGCACCGAGGGTGCGAACATCTCCGCTGGCATGCAGTCCTCGCTCGACCTGGCCAGCACGGCCAACGGCGCGATCGTGCGGCTGAACTACGGCACATGGTATCGCCGCCTGTACGATGAGGGCGATGTCTACCTGGGCGAGCTGATGACGGGCGTGAAGAAGCCCGCCGACTTCATCCAGGCCATGCAGAGCCTAGCCGACGAGATCGCCAAAGACCCCGACACCAAGAAGTACACCCGCTCGGCCTAG
- a CDS encoding sugar ABC transporter permease, translating to MSQRRFCGILNTAISLPKAPRGGRMNQGKRGLIVSFLAVPLLLYGVFVLVPYIAAMVFAFTKWRGLSANISFNGINNFIKLSNDSNFLNALSHNGVALIVLPVCIVGLALFFAFLFTQGIRFARFFRITFFFPQVMSTVVVAVLWSFIFHPTIGLINGTATALGISGLKGFPWLGNASTVFPAVLAVTIWQAVGFYMVMFVAGMQNIPTSYYEAAKIDGATPWVLFWQITVPLLWDTLRTAIIFLAAGAMDLFALVNVMTNGSGGPSRGADVLSTYMYQTAFTRSEFGYASAMGLVLLLIVLGISLVSMRLTARDSLEF from the coding sequence ATGTCGCAGCGCCGATTCTGCGGCATACTCAACACAGCCATCTCGCTCCCAAAAGCCCCGCGCGGAGGTCGTATGAACCAGGGTAAAAGAGGCCTGATTGTTTCTTTCCTCGCTGTCCCGCTGCTGCTGTACGGCGTGTTTGTGCTTGTGCCGTATATCGCCGCAATGGTGTTTGCCTTCACAAAATGGCGCGGCCTCTCGGCAAATATTTCATTTAATGGCATCAATAACTTTATCAAACTCTCGAATGACAGCAACTTCCTGAACGCCCTGAGCCACAACGGCGTCGCCCTGATCGTGCTGCCGGTGTGCATCGTGGGGCTAGCGCTGTTCTTCGCCTTCCTGTTCACGCAGGGCATCCGCTTCGCGCGCTTCTTCCGCATCACCTTCTTCTTTCCACAGGTTATGTCCACCGTGGTGGTGGCGGTGCTGTGGAGCTTCATCTTCCACCCCACCATCGGCCTGATCAACGGCACGGCCACCGCGCTGGGCATCAGCGGCCTGAAGGGCTTCCCCTGGCTTGGTAACGCTTCCACGGTCTTCCCCGCCGTGCTGGCGGTGACGATCTGGCAGGCCGTGGGCTTCTACATGGTGATGTTTGTGGCCGGCATGCAGAACATCCCCACATCCTACTACGAGGCCGCCAAAATCGACGGGGCCACGCCCTGGGTGCTGTTCTGGCAGATCACCGTGCCGCTGCTGTGGGACACGCTGCGCACCGCAATCATCTTCCTGGCCGCCGGTGCGATGGACCTGTTCGCGCTGGTGAACGTGATGACCAACGGCTCGGGCGGGCCAAGCCGGGGGGCCGATGTGCTCTCGACCTACATGTACCAGACCGCCTTCACCCGCAGCGAGTTCGGCTACGCCTCGGCCATGGGCTTGGTGCTGCTGCTGATCGTGCTGGGCATCTCGCTGGTGAGCATGCGCCTCACCGCCCGCGACTCGCTTGAGTTCTAA
- a CDS encoding carbohydrate ABC transporter permease, whose translation MAIITKSQQKSPAPAIASGRVSPIALIGKILLYAVLAAWAVAVIFPMGWAVLSSLKSDQEIFFSPWSMPQQLLFENFARAWTKAQLGAYVGNTLLVMVPALFFTLLLSAMVAYVLARFEFFGRDVIFYTFLIGMTFPIFLGLVPLYFVMQSLRMLNSFFGLILVYIAYSLPFTVFFLTSFFRTLPKELAEAATIDGANQYQIFFKVMLPLAQPGLVTVGIFNFLGMWNQYILPNALMNNAGLDDGQTRYVLSQGLYYLQNQQQYSNDWSGLFAAVTIVMIPTLVVYIIFNEQIQKGLTAGAIKG comes from the coding sequence ATGGCTATCATCACCAAATCCCAGCAGAAATCCCCTGCCCCCGCGATCGCCTCGGGGCGAGTCAGCCCCATCGCTCTCATCGGCAAGATCTTGCTCTACGCCGTGCTGGCCGCCTGGGCGGTGGCCGTGATCTTCCCGATGGGCTGGGCCGTGCTCAGCTCGCTGAAGAGCGACCAGGAGATCTTCTTCAGCCCGTGGTCCATGCCCCAGCAGCTGCTGTTCGAGAACTTCGCCCGCGCGTGGACCAAGGCCCAGCTGGGCGCGTATGTGGGCAACACCCTGCTGGTGATGGTGCCCGCGCTGTTCTTCACGCTGCTGCTCTCGGCCATGGTGGCCTATGTGCTGGCCCGCTTCGAGTTCTTTGGCCGCGACGTGATCTTCTACACCTTCCTGATCGGCATGACCTTCCCGATCTTCCTGGGCCTGGTGCCGCTGTACTTCGTGATGCAGAGCCTGCGCATGCTCAACTCGTTCTTCGGGCTCATCCTGGTGTACATCGCCTACTCGCTGCCATTCACGGTGTTCTTCCTCACCAGCTTCTTCCGCACCCTGCCCAAGGAGCTGGCCGAGGCCGCCACGATCGACGGCGCAAACCAGTACCAGATCTTCTTCAAGGTGATGCTGCCGCTGGCCCAGCCCGGCCTAGTGACGGTGGGCATCTTCAACTTCCTGGGCATGTGGAACCAGTATATCCTGCCCAACGCGCTGATGAACAACGCCGGGCTGGATGACGGCCAGACGCGCTACGTGCTCTCGCAGGGCCTCTACTACCTGCAGAACCAGCAGCAGTACTCCAACGACTGGAGCGGCCTGTTCGCCGCCGTGACGATCGTGATGATCCCCACGCTGGTGGTCTACATCATCTTCAACGAGCAGATCCAGAAGGGCCTCACGGCTGGCGCGATCAAGGGCTAG
- a CDS encoding deoxyribodipyrimidine photo-lyase, producing MPTHIHWFRRDLRLANNPALSAAARESGGAVIPVFILDHALLRPEKAAPARVQFLIESLAALDAALRQRGSALVVRQGDPASALAQLAAEHHASAVFFNRDYTPYARSRDACVAQVLGERGIPARSFADQGLIEPPDLLTKGGTPYTVFTPYYRQWRPQAEHSLAAPLPAPAALAALPPGCDHGHIPTLAELGHAPVARPTRGGEGAALAQLAHFTDLDNPHGIAHYASQRDTLALPATSQLSAHLHLGCVDGPTCMRAALEAAQCAAPAAAPQIESWVRQLAWRDFYTQILWHHPHVRRGAFRRQYDTIAWENSPQLFQAWCEGRTGYPIVDAAMRQLRDESWMHNRARMIAASFLVKDLLIDWRWGEAFFFRHLLDGDLANNNGGWQWAAGTGTDAQPYFRIFNPTSQGQKFDPDGAYVRRHVPELASLPSDYIHQPWAMPPALARELGFQIGKTYPAPVVDHAAQRPRAIALYHVTGNQNSHEL from the coding sequence ATGCCCACCCACATCCACTGGTTCCGCCGCGACCTGCGGCTGGCCAACAACCCCGCGCTCAGCGCCGCCGCCCGCGAGTCCGGCGGGGCCGTCATCCCAGTGTTCATCCTCGACCACGCGCTGCTGCGCCCCGAGAAGGCCGCCCCGGCGCGGGTGCAGTTCCTGATCGAGTCGCTGGCGGCGCTGGATGCGGCGCTGCGCCAGCGCGGCAGCGCCCTGGTGGTGCGCCAGGGCGACCCGGCCAGCGCCCTGGCCCAGCTGGCCGCCGAGCACCATGCCAGCGCGGTCTTCTTCAACCGCGACTACACGCCCTACGCCCGCTCGCGCGACGCATGCGTGGCCCAGGTGCTGGGCGAGCGCGGCATCCCCGCGCGCAGCTTCGCCGACCAGGGCCTAATCGAGCCGCCCGACCTGCTCACCAAGGGCGGCACGCCCTACACGGTGTTCACGCCCTACTACCGCCAGTGGCGGCCCCAGGCCGAGCATAGCCTGGCCGCCCCGCTGCCCGCCCCGGCGGCGCTGGCCGCGCTGCCGCCAGGCTGCGACCACGGTCACATCCCCACGCTGGCCGAGCTGGGCCACGCGCCCGTGGCGCGGCCCACGCGCGGCGGCGAGGGCGCGGCCCTGGCCCAGCTGGCCCATTTCACCGATCTGGACAACCCGCACGGCATCGCCCACTACGCCAGCCAGCGCGACACCCTAGCGCTGCCCGCCACATCGCAGCTCTCGGCCCACCTGCACCTAGGCTGCGTGGATGGCCCCACCTGCATGCGCGCCGCGCTAGAGGCCGCCCAGTGCGCCGCGCCCGCTGCGGCCCCCCAGATCGAGAGCTGGGTGCGCCAGCTGGCCTGGCGCGACTTCTACACCCAGATCCTCTGGCACCACCCTCACGTGCGGCGCGGCGCGTTCCGCCGCCAGTACGACACGATCGCGTGGGAGAACAGCCCCCAGCTGTTCCAGGCCTGGTGCGAGGGCCGCACTGGCTACCCGATCGTGGATGCGGCCATGCGCCAGCTGCGCGACGAGAGCTGGATGCACAACCGCGCCCGCATGATCGCCGCATCATTCCTAGTAAAAGATCTGCTGATCGACTGGCGCTGGGGCGAGGCCTTCTTCTTCCGCCACCTGCTGGATGGCGACCTGGCCAACAACAACGGCGGATGGCAGTGGGCGGCGGGCACCGGCACCGACGCGCAGCCCTACTTCCGCATCTTCAACCCCACCAGCCAGGGCCAGAAGTTCGACCCCGACGGGGCCTACGTGCGCCGCCACGTGCCCGAGCTGGCCAGCCTGCCCAGCGACTACATCCACCAGCCCTGGGCCATGCCGCCCGCGCTCGCGCGCGAGCTTGGCTTCCAGATCGGCAAAACCTACCCCGCGCCCGTGGTCGACCACGCCGCCCAGCGCCCGCGCGCCATCGCGCTCTACCATGTGACCGGCAACCAAAACAGCCACGAACTGTAG